Below is a window of Methanocaldococcus jannaschii DSM 2661 DNA.
CAAATATTTATTGGATGGTGGAGAGGAGATAAAGGTGTAACAACTTCAGAGATTTTAATGAATCAGTTAAGATTGATTTCTTTAAGATTAGGTTTTATAATAACATTTAGCAAACATGTTCCAAAAAATCCAAAAATTGGAGATAGAGAAGTTATTAAATACCATGCAAGATGGCAGGGGAGAGTATCAATATTGGATGAAAAAATTGTAGATGAGTTAAAAAACGAAGATATTAAGCTTCCAAAAAAAGATGTTAGATATGGATGGATTAAAGGAAATTACCTATATGCTCCAATTATAAGAATAGGGAGGGAGTATTATGATGGATTTGTATATAACTTGGAGGTTGAAGATGATTCAAGCTATGTAACTGTTTCAGGAACTTTACATAACTGCTTTACTCCATGGACATCCCTCTATAAATCTTTTGATTCAATATATGACTGCTATAACAAAAAACCTGACTTTGTAGAGCTTGGTTTGTCAGCAGATACTGATATGGCAGACATGATTCCTGAGCTAAGAGATTTGCCATTTTTATCAAATTCAGATGCCCATTCATATCATCCTCATAGATTGGGAAGAGAATTTAATCAAATAGAGGTTGATTATATTGGCGGAATTGAAGATAACTTTGAACAAATAAAAAAGGCAATAAAACATAATAAAATTATAGCTAACTATGGATTAGACCCAAAATTGGGGAAGTATCATTTAACTGCTTGCTCTAAATGCCACACAAGGTTTAAGTTAGAAGATGCTAAGAAATATAATTGGAAATGCCCAAAGTGTGGAGGAAGTATAAAGAAAGGAGTTTTAAGTAGAGTTGAAGAGCTGAGTGATGGAAAGATAGAGCATCCAAAATTTAGACCTCCCTATTATAAGCTAATTCCATTGGCTGAGATGATTAGCCTAACTATTGGTAAAGGGATATTTACAAAGGCTGTTCAAAGCTTATGGGAGGAGTTTATTAAAAAGTATGGAAATGAGATTGAGGTTTTGATAAATGCTGATATTGATGAGCTTTCAAAAATACATCCAAAAGTAGCAGAGACAATTAATCTATTTAGGAAGGGAAAAATATACATCTATCCTGGTGGTGGAGGAGAATATGGAAAAATATCCTTTAAACCTCAAAAAGTAGAGTGGTATAGGGAGGAGGTAACATTAGATAGATGGTTAAAGCAATAAAAACTTATTCTGAAAAATCAATTTCTGTTCCTTCAACCTCCCCCAATAAAGCTTTGTATATATTATTAGCTTTATTTCCATTAAATACAAAACCTCTACACTTATTTTTCCTAATCATGTCTATCTTATACTTCATTCCACCAGTAACATCTATACTATTAGAACCACTTAAATAATTCAAAATTTTATAGATATTATTTTTATCAATCCTCTTTATTGGCTTATTATCTATTAAAACACCATCAACATCTGTAGCATAGAGAATTAAATCAGCTTTTAATTCATTTGCCAAATATGGAACTATGTCATCTCCAGAAATTATTCTATAGCCGTTTTTATCATCAATTACAATATCTCCATGAATAACTGGAACTAAATTCCTTTTAAGCATCTCTTTTATAGCAGAGGTATCAAAAATTAACTTATCCCCAAAAACGACAAACGAAGATGGTTGTATAGAAACAGCTGGGATGTCATAGCTCTGTAGAGTGTCTATAATGATGTTGTTAAATCTTCTCATTGCTCTTTGAATTTCCCAAAATCCTTTCTCCATGTTTATAAATATTTTTTTGCCATCTTCAATTTTTAAGTATTTTTTAGCTACTGGATGACCAAAAGCTCCTCCTCCATGGACGAGTATTAATTTTATCTCTTTATTTTGGTTTTTATAATAATCCAAGGCGTTTTTTATCTCCATTGCTATTCTCTCCAAGTTGTCCCATTTTATTGAGTATGGAACATTTTTATCTGATAAAATACTCCCTCCTAATTTTAATATGGTTAGCATAATATTACCTCCTTATAATTAAGACTTTATTTCCTCCTTTCATAAATTCATAATCTGTCTTTTCAATCCTTGCTTTATATTCCTTTAAAATCTTGTCCAAAAATATTGATTTCTCCCCTCTTAAATTTAATATTGGGAATATTCTAATTTCTTCAGAAATCCTTAAAAGCTCATCAATTGTTTCTTTATGGAATTGATAGTTGAGGATATTATCATACAACAACAAAAAATGCCCTACAAGAGAAATAGCAAATTCATCATCTTTAAAATTCGTTTTTGGATAAGTTGTGTAGATATATCTTTTCCTATTTGTTTTATAATCCTCAATAAATGTTTTGTAAGTTCTTTCTCTTGTTTTCTTCCATTCATCAACTGTTTTAAATTCATTCCAGTTAAAGTTGTTTTTAAACATCCCTCTTAAATGTTTTTCCATAAAATCCAAGTCTTTTTTACATTTTTCTTCAATTTCCTCTGGTTTTAGATTATAAATTTTATCTGAAGATGTAATGTTATAGCCTTTTTTATTCCCTTCTGCACAAAAAGAGCTAACTCCAGAGGCAACATCTAAGATTTTGTTGCTTAATAAATCTTCATTTAAATTAAACATCCTTACATATTCATTAAAATTCCTTCCAAGTAAGACAGTATCTTTTAAATTCAAATATCTCACCCTTTTATTCCCTTAATAATATATCTCAACCTATTTCCAGTTTTAATTTCATCAACCTCAACATCTAATCCAACTTCTTTCATCTTTTTAATTATAAGCTCTCTTCTTTTTTCTGGTTTCTTTGGCATCATTAAAGAGATAACTCCTTTTTTATTTAAAAAGTTGATTCCCTCCTCAATTATTTTAAATGAAAATTCCTCTCCAAATTTTCCTCCACCAATTAGCTCAACATTTTTAGCTAAAGCCCCCCCAAACTTTCTTCCACTTGCTACTGAATTTTTTGAATAGAAAGGAGGATAAGAAATAATTAAATCGAATTTTTTATCTTTAAGCTCTTCAATGCCTTCAATAGCTCTACCCTTAGAGTTTATAATCTTTATATCTAACTTATTTTTCTCTATGTTTCTTTTAGCAAAATCTATAAATTCTTCATCAACCTCAGTGGCATAAACTTCAGCATTATAAAATTTTTTTATTAATAAGGAGATTATGGCAGAGTGCCCAGTCCCAATCTCTAAAACAGTTGGTTTTTCTATACCAAGCTCCTTTAAAGTTTCAAAAGTGGATTTTATAAAGAGATATCTGTTTATTGGTGTAGGGATTAATCCATTTTTATGAAATTCTATATCCAAATCAAATAAAACTTTCAAAACTGTTTTGTTATATTCTATTAACGCCTCTTTGTCTTTAAAGTTAATTCTAAGCTTATCTCCTTTTTTATAAACATACTTTTTTAATTTTTCATTGTATTTTATAGCATCTTCAATCTTTAATCCCAACATATCTCTTCCTCTTTATCTTTAGATTCTTATTTTTTCTCCTAATTTTGGAGTTATTGCATCAAATCCATGTTCTAACGCCCAGTTTCTTAAAATTGTTGCCTGAACTTCCTCTCCATGTTGTATAATTAATAGCTCAGGATTGACTTTTTTAATTATCTCATGTAGCTCATCCATCCCAGCGTGGCATGAGAAGTTATACATGCAAACTTCTAAGTTTGGCTTAATTTCATCTTTTCCAATAAATATCTTTCCAGTTTCAATTAAATGTCTTCCATTGGAGTCTCTAACTTGGTAACCAGTTAATAATAAGGCATTTTTAGGATTATGCATGAATAATTTTAGATAATACAGTATAGGCCCTCCATCTAACATTCCTGCAGTTGTTACAACAATTCCTCCATTTTTTGATAAGTTTTCGATTGCTTTAATCCTGTCCTCTGATTTTTCAATTATTTTAACATTTTTTAGAGCTTTTTCTAATTGAGACGATTCATTTAGCATATGTTTATAGTTTAGCATTAACTTTGTAACTTCTACAGCCATTCCATCTAAGTAAATTGGAGCATCTATGTTGTAGTCATTTAAAATTAATAATATTTCCTGAGCTCTATCAACAGCAAAGACCGGAATTAAAGCAACTCCTCCCCTAAATAAAATCTCTTTTATCTTTTCTATAAAACTCAACTCTACGGCTTTTCTATCTGGGTGTATGCTGTTTCCATAAGTTGATTCTATAATTAAGATATCAATATCATCCTTTGTATAGCTTAAATCAGCTCCTTTGGTTAATCTTGTGTCCCTCAACTTTACATCCCCAGTGTATAAGATGGTTTTGTTATTTTGGTAATTTAATAATATGGATGCACTTCCTGGAATATGCCCAGCACTAAACAATTCATAGGAAAAATCTTTGTAGTATTTTTTATCGTTGTAATTTAATGGGATTGTATGCCTTATAGCTTCTTTTACATCATGGTTGTTGTAGGGGATTTTTTTATTTTCTGTTTCAGCTATTTTTACCATATCTTTTAATAAAACCTTAATTAATTTTTTTGATAATTCTGTTGTAATTACTGGAACATCCATCTTCCTATGAAATAGGACTGGTAAAGCCCCTGAATGGTCTAAATGGGCATGTGAGATAAAAACTTTATCAACATCTCTTATGGAGTTGTCCAATATAGGATATTCTATTTCTTTTCCAAGCTTAACCCCACAATCTAATAGTATTTTGCTTTTATCAGTTTTTATTTCTATACAACTTCTTCCAACTTCTAACGCCGCTCCTCTAAATATAATTTCCATGATACCACCATTTTTATTCAATTTTTAATTTCTGTTATTTTTGCTATTAAATACTTTTTATAAAATATTAATTGTTATATTCAAATATATTGATAAAGATAAAAACAAAATAACAATAAGCTGATTTTAATTAAAACAGAATCCCATTCCGAAACGGTCTGATTTTAATTATCTTATAAATTAAAAGCATTGAAATATAATACTCATCCGTTTCCATCCTCTATCCATTCTCTAAGAGGTCTGATTTTAATCTTCAGTAAATACTGTTTTAATGCCTTCAATCTTATCTATTTCCATCCTCCAAGAGGTCTGATTTTAACAATTATTTGGGAAAAGGGAAAAGTATCAATAACAGATAAATTTCCATTCCGAAACGGTCTGATTTTAACTAACGCCAAAAACCTCCATTACCCCCAGCATAACAACTGGATTTCCATTCCGAAACGGTCTGATTTTAACAGGGCAATCATTCACAACATAATATACTTCATCACTCTTAATATTTAAGCTTTTCTATACCATATTTTTCTAAGGGTAAATAACCATCTTACAATATAAACCTTTTAGTATTTAAAATTTTATCTCTTTACTAAAACTAAGCATTTTTATCTTCCTAAATTCAAAAATTTAACTTATTTGTTAGAGAAATCTTATTTACTTACCTAATTAATCTTAATTTTCAAAAATCCAAATAATTTAATTAAGTTAAATATTTTAAACAATCAAACCAGCAAACCCTTAGAAATTAAATAAAAATCCTTTGAACTAATTAATAACTTCTAAATACTCTTATTTTCAAATTTCAAACATATTCAACAAGACAATCCATTAACCAAACAACAAAATTGAAAATAAGTTATTAAATCAGGCCTAAAGCATCTTCAATGATTAAAAGCTCAGGCCCTGTTGTGTCTCCACCAACTACAGCTCCTTTGGAGTTTGCTATAATGCAAGCTCCAACTGAAGTGGTTCCTTTATTTGCTGTTCCTTTACCAATATATTCCACTTTGAACAAGCTTTTTAAGAATTCAAGTTCATCATCTTCCACTAAAGGATGGGTCAAACAGCCTTTGTTTGTTACAACGGCATTACTTCCAACGGTTGGAAGTTCAGCAATAGTGCCAATCTCAACCTCAACATTTAAGGAATCTTCAATATCCTTCTTAAAATCTTTTAGTTCAGGAGATATTAAAGCTCCTTTGTCATTTGTTAATATTAAGTTACCTAAAGCCGTGTTTTTTGATTTTATAATCTCAACATTTAAATCTAAATTATTTTCTTTTAGGAAATTTTTTATTCTATCTAATTCTTCATCTTCAACTATTTTTGGTAGTAATAGCCCATATTTATTTGCTACTGATAAAGAACCAACTAATGAACTGCCTCCAATATTAGTTTGGAGGCATTTTGTTTCTAAAACCTCAGATACTTCATTAACATCATCTTTGTCAAGAAAAATTGGTAATAGAGTTATTTCTTCAGTTGTTAATGCCAATACACCAATTGTGGGAATTCCTGAGAAGTATTTTCTTATAATCATGGTCATCCCTTACTCTGCAAGTGTAGCTATAACAACATTTCCTTCTTTAACTGCCTTAACTCTAACTCTTGCTGGTGGTTTTTGAATACCTCTCTCCCAAATCTTTTCATTTAACTCATTGTCAATTTTAACAATCTCAGCTTTCATGTGTCTCTTTAAAAACTGTTTTATCTTCTTTATAGCTCTTGGAGCTCTTTTTGTTCTAACTGATTTGTTTATAACATCTCTCAATGGGATTGTGTATATTCTCTCTTCCATCATCAACACCTCCAAAATAGTTAAGATGATAAAAATACCCTACCCATAGAGATATTGAAAATAGATATTTAAAGATTACGCTGACATCTCCAACCTTAAGTTTTGAAAAGTTTTCAATTTTTATAACATATATACGTAGCTAAATGCTGTAATAAATAATAAATATAAATATTACCAAATAAATAACAAATAAATAATCTTACTCTCTAAGAGCTTTCATATACTCTTCTCTTTTAATTTTTAGCTCATTTATCTTTTTATTGATATGTTTTATCTCCTCTTCATTTTTATACGAATTTAAGAGCCACTCTAACCTGGTTATTTTTTGATTAATTTCTGCTATATTTTTAATAGCAATTTTTCTCCAAGTTTCGTCCATACCCCTCCCCCATCTTAAATTTTTAAGTTACAAGGTATATGCCAAATAATATATACTGTATAACATTATATTGAGATTAATAGATATATGTAGATATAACCAAAAATAACAATTTATAATAACTAAAAGCATAAATTATTAATATACATAAATTATTAATATATTTATTATTTTATTAAGATATAAATACTTTTTCAATTTCAATCTTTTCAATCAATCCCTTTTAATACTATTCAATATTTCGATAAAATTATCTATATGCTCCCTCTTAATATGTGGCATAACAACGATTCTCAAAGCTTTAACACAATTGCAAACTGAAACGTAAATGCCTCTATCTCTAAGTTTTTTGCAGACTTCTTTATAATCTTCATCTTCAATTGCAACAATATTTAATATTGGTTCAATGACTGGTTTAAAATTATTTTCCTTCAATTTTTTGTAAAGATAAAGGGTGTTTTCCATACATTCATTAACAATTTTTCGCTGTCCCTCTCTACCTAAATATCTTAAAACTGCATAAGTGCAGGCTCCTCCGAATCCAACCCTTGTTCCTAAGATTGTTGCCTGTCTTGTTTCAGTTAAATAAGGGGCATCAACATCCAAATATCTTTTATAACCTATATCTTTAAATAGAATCCCTCCACTTGGGATTGGGCAGTGCCCCATTTTATGGGGGTCTATGGTTATAGAATCAACTCCCAAAGAAAAGTCAAATTTATAATTTACTCCTTTTTTCTTATATTTATCATCTAAAAATGGAATTACTAAGCCTCCAAATGCCGCATCTACATGGATATAAATGTTGTTTTCTTTTGCTATTTTACTTAGCTCCTCTATGTTGTCAATAGTTCCAAGCTCTGTTGTTCCAGCAATTCCTATAATGCCATCTACATCATAATCCTCTACGGCATCTTTAACGAATTTCTCATCTATTGTATAATCTTCTTTAATTGGGGCATAGATATACTCTAAGTCCATCATTTCTCTTCCTTTTTCGAATGAGAAATGGGCAGTTATTGGAACGATAATCTTTGGATGTTCATTTTTTGATAAGCCCTTTCTCCTTTTTTCCCTCCATATATTTTTTATGCATCTTAAAGCCATTAAGTTGGCTTCAGTCCCTCCACTAACTATATGTCCATAGGCATCTTTGTTATTTAACAAAGAACCCAATAAAGCCACAGCTTTTTCTTCTAACAATTTAGTCCCTTTAAATAGTCCAGGGTCTCCCAAGTTTGTTTCTAAGAAGATATCTACAATTTTTCTTGTTATTGGTAATACATTGGAACACATTGAACCGAAAATATTTCCATCTTCATACTTTAAATCCAAACTCCTATATTTTTTCAATTCCTCTAAAATTTCTTTCTCACTAACACCTTTTTCCTGCATGTTTCTCATCCTTTAATTTTTTTAGTTGATAAACATCATGATTAAATTTATAAGTATTTAATGCGTTCTTAGGTATAAATATAATACAATATACTAAACATTTATTTGAGGTTTAATTATGAAGATGGTTGTAGTAATAAGGAACGATTTAGGTATGGGAAAGGGAAAGATGGTAGCTCAGGGAGGACATGCAATAATAGAGGCTTTCTTAGATGCTAAAAGGAAAAATCCAAGGGCTGTTGATGAATGGTTGAGAGAAGGACAGAAAAAGGTAGTGGTTAAAGTAAATTCTGAAAAAGAGTTGATAGATATTTACAACAAAGCAAGAAGTGAAGGATTGCCGTGCTCAATCATTAGAGATGCAGGACATACACAATTAGAGCCAGGAACTTTGACAGCTGTAGCCATAGGCCCTGAGAAAGATGAGAAAATAGATAAAATAACAGGACATTTAAAACTTTTATAAATTTAAATTTTTTATTTATCTACTGCATGCTTAAACGCTTTAAAGCCACCTATTAATCTTTTAACTTTAAAACCCAATAGTTGTAAAATTAAAGCCATTGTTTGACTCCTCATCCCTCCTCTTGCACAGAAAACAACAATTAACTTATCCCTATCAAGTTTTTTTGCTTCATTTAAAATTCTTTTTAAGCTTTTCTCAACAATATCTGTTGCTATTTCTATAGCTTTTTCTCTACTTTCCTGCTTGTAGGTCTTTCCAATTAATGCATGCTCATCATCCAAAAATAGTGGAATGTTTATAGCTCCAGGGAGTGTTTCCTCCTTAAATTCTCTTGGACTTCTTGTATCTACAATAATAACATCCTCTTTTTTTATCAACTCTAACAACTCACTAACAGTTATTGTATTTTTAACAAATTCTCCCCCAATGGATTTTAAAAACTTGTTGATATCTATTCTTTCAAAGTATATGTCGTAATCTTTAAATTTTTTTACACCGACCTTTTTATCTTCTAAAAATTCTTTAGAGGCAGATAATATAAAAGAAGCAAGCTCTCCTTCAATTTTTCCAGCCAATATTTTTTTACCATTAGTTATCATCTTCCTCCCATCATTTAAAACAATACATAAAACAACATCCTCTGTAAAGGTTATTAGCCGAGCTAAAATTCCCTCGTCCATGTTTTCCCTCTTAAATTAAATTATGCTCCTTTAATTTTTTCTTAATAAATTCATCAATTATTTTAGCTGATTTTTTAACATCCTCATTATAAACAATTAAATCTGGCTTTATCTTTTTCACATTTCTCATATAATGTTCTCTATAAAGTTTTTCTTCAATTAATTTTGCTGCTTCATAGTATTTGTCTTGTTTTATGAGTTCAATGATGTTATCAACTGCTTCAATCATCTCTGGCTTTTTAAAACTCTCCTTTAATATTAAAAATTTGTTTATCAAAATTTCTTTCTCTTTTTCATTTTTTGGCTTATAAATGGAGACTAATCTGTTTATCTGGCATTCATAAGGACAGTCAATTAAGATTTTGTAAGTATAGTTTTTAATATCAGCCAACAACTCAGGAATTTTTAGCTTTTTCTCTCCACCAATCTTCCTTCCCTCATATTCAACCACTGCATAACCAAATTTTTTAGCCTTTTCAATTTCTTTATTTATTAGATAGTCAAACTCTTCCTGGCTTCTCATACTTAAGTGATATAAATCCCCTAAAATACTCCCTCTTGTTCTTGCAATTTCTTCAATATCTATTACAGGATGATGTTTCTTTAATTCATTTAATATTTCTGTCTTTCCACATCCTGTTTTTCCAAATAATCCGAAGATAATCATGTTTTCACCATTAAAACTTAATCCCATGTCTGGGTATAAATATGTTATTAAAAATGCTGATATATAGCAGTTATTGTTTTTAGTTTTGTAACAATATCTGTTAAAAAAATTTTTCTAAATCAAGGGCTTTGGCTGATTATCATTTAATACTGGCAAGTTCTCAATACTTATTAATACCTTATCTAAATCTTTAGCTCTCTCCAATAAAATCTCTTTTCCAAAATCAGATAATGCAAATATCGGTATAGTTTTTCCAATCTGTGCTTTTATCTTGCCTTTTAATTTTTCCCTTAAAACCTTTGATGCACATGCAGTTACTAAATCAAAGTATTTGGCTATTTCTTCACTTCCCTCAATTCCAGTTAAATGAACACCAAATGTTAATATCTTTATCTCATCATTTTCTAATGATTTGCATCTTTTAGCATCTTCTAAGTTTGTTACAGTAACAGCTATTTTTTTATAATCCAACTCAATAGCTTTTTTAACACCTTCAAACTGATTTATTTCAGCAGTTTTTTTATTTAAAACAACCCCTCCAGCTTTTTCAATCTTTTCTATAACCTCTAAAATGGGAGAGGTCTCTATTATTCCAGAGATTCTCCCACAGAGACCTTGAACTAAATTTGGATTTGAAGTTATAATAGTCCCAGCACAATCAGCCACTATAACAGCAACATCTATAGCTTTTCTCTTTAAAGCACTCATTAAAATCTCTGAAGCTCCAAAAGGAACTATATATCTACTTTCTTCAACAACTCTATTTTTTGTAAATAGCCCAAAATCCTTTATCCTAAATTCTATGTTTTCTTTTATGCTCTCTTTTGTTATCTCCTTTATTCCTCTATGCTTAGCAAACAATGGGCAGTATTTTATTTTTGGTTCTGTAACTTCAACAACTCTGCCATTTTCAACAACAACTCTTGCCTTTCCTAATGCCTCCATTACATGTCTATCCATTTACATCTCCCATTAAAATGATAAAAATTACAAAAAATCAAAAAAATAAAAGAAATAAAAATAATTAGTCTCTAACCTTTAATCTTTTAAATATTTATCCAAATAATAGTTAATTATCTCCTCTCCACTTAAATAAATTAAATTATGTTTTTCAGCATATCTTTTTGTTTCATTTTTGCTCATAGCATTTCCATCATCGCCCATCATTTCACATATTGTGGTTATAGGCACTAAATTGGCCAGCTCTGCCAAAGCTACAGTCATTTCAGTGTGTCCTTGCCTATTTTTAACTAAACCTTCTGCTGCCCTCAATAGAGTTACATGTCCAGGACTTCTAAATTCCTTTCCAAAGTCATTAAATCTTCCTTCTTTAACCAATTCAGCCAATTTTTTTATTGTAAATGCCCTATCATTATCTGTAATTCCAGTAAATGTCTTTCTGTGGTTTATTGTAATTGAGAAAGATGATTTTTCATCATAAGGAATGTCATTTGGATAAAGCTCCCTCAATACTTTAAATTTTTGAGATGCAAATTCTAATATATCAACCATGAATGGAATTCCTAATTTATTGCATATATCCGGATGTAAAGCTGTGCAAATCAATCCTCCAGCGTCTTTCCTCATTATCCTTATATGCTCTGGAGTTATAAATTGGGAGGCAACAACCATGTCCGTTTCTCCTTCTCTCTCATCTGAGTCATAAACTAAAATTATTTCTCCTTTTTTTAATGCTTCTATGGCTTTTTCTACATTATTCATCTTTATCTCCCTTAATTAGTATTTTTATAACATCTCCATCCTTTAAATTAAATTGCTCCCTAAGTTTCATTGGGGCAATTATCTCTATAATCTCACTACTATGATATGTTTTTTTCGGCACAACTATCGCCCCATCTATTTTTTTATTACCTATTAATATTTTTATTGGTAAAACCTTAACTCCAAAAAATCTTTTCCCATTAAATTCAAAATCCTCTGTTTCAATATATTTAAATTTGTTTATATCAAATTCTCTATCTAATTTTAAATTTAATGTCCCCTCATAAGGTTCAAAGCCAAGAATCTTCTTAAATATCTCTTTGTAAGGAGGGAGGGATAAAAAATATCTCCCTTCTCCAAGTCCTGAAACTACTTCTCCCTCAATAATCATCAATTTCACCAAAAAATTTTAATAATTTTAATGGTGGGATTCTTCTTTATACTTTGGTTTATACTCTCCCAACAACTTCAAAGCCAACATTCCAGCCCATGATGCCTCTAAGATAACACTCAATAAAATTGTCATAAATGTTCCAATGATTATTGTTCCTGCAATATCTGTTGGAGTAATATATTTTGTTATAGATGCTGGAATCTTATCAGCATTTTTCAATATTTCTATACCAACAGTTACAGCTAAAGCGGCAGGAACAACACCTCTTGGTCCCTCTAAGGCAAAATAGAGTTTTTCTTTAAATGAATGTTTTGAACCTATCAAACCCAAGAAGACCCCAAGAGGTCTTGCTAAGAATATAGAGCCAAGAGCTACTAACAAACCTGGAATGAAATAATTTTCTAACATGCTTAGCTTTATACATGCTCCCAAAAATACAAAAATAAACACTCTTGCCAACAAAGATAAATCATCACAGAACGATACTATATATTTATAATCTATATCATCCGCTCTAAATAATGCATCTCCCAAGTAAAGTCCCATTATTGCAACAGCCATATAACCACTAAATCCATAACCACAAATACTTGGCAATAAATCATCTCCCACATATAAAAGGAGCATTGCTCCTCCAAGAACTAATGGAGCCACATACTCATGGAAGTCACAATGTATAATAATTTTTTCATATATTTTAGCTAACAATAAGCCAACAACTATGGCTCCACCAGCAAGTGTAATTAAATCAATTAATGGATTTGATGAGGAAAATAAACCAAACAACCCCAAAATAACACTGGTTGAAACTATTCCCAATGGGTCGTTAAAGATACTCTCCGCCTCTAACGTTATAGCTACTTCAGGATTTGTTCTAACTCT
It encodes the following:
- a CDS encoding selenouridine synthase SelU-like subunit, which produces MDEGILARLITFTEDVVLCIVLNDGRKMITNGKKILAGKIEGELASFILSASKEFLEDKKVGVKKFKDYDIYFERIDINKFLKSIGGEFVKNTITVSELLELIKKEDVIIVDTRSPREFKEETLPGAINIPLFLDDEHALIGKTYKQESREKAIEIATDIVEKSLKRILNEAKKLDRDKLIVVFCARGGMRSQTMALILQLLGFKVKRLIGGFKAFKHAVDK
- a CDS encoding selenouridine synthase SelU-like subunit yields the protein MIIFGLFGKTGCGKTEILNELKKHHPVIDIEEIARTRGSILGDLYHLSMRSQEEFDYLINKEIEKAKKFGYAVVEYEGRKIGGEKKLKIPELLADIKNYTYKILIDCPYECQINRLVSIYKPKNEKEKEILINKFLILKESFKKPEMIEAVDNIIELIKQDKYYEAAKLIEEKLYREHYMRNVKKIKPDLIVYNEDVKKSAKIIDEFIKKKLKEHNLI
- a CDS encoding methanogenesis marker 8 protein, whose protein sequence is MDRHVMEALGKARVVVENGRVVEVTEPKIKYCPLFAKHRGIKEITKESIKENIEFRIKDFGLFTKNRVVEESRYIVPFGASEILMSALKRKAIDVAVIVADCAGTIITSNPNLVQGLCGRISGIIETSPILEVIEKIEKAGGVVLNKKTAEINQFEGVKKAIELDYKKIAVTVTNLEDAKRCKSLENDEIKILTFGVHLTGIEGSEEIAKYFDLVTACASKVLREKLKGKIKAQIGKTIPIFALSDFGKEILLERAKDLDKVLISIENLPVLNDNQPKPLI
- the ribB gene encoding 3,4-dihydroxy-2-butanone-4-phosphate synthase → MNNVEKAIEALKKGEIILVYDSDEREGETDMVVASQFITPEHIRIMRKDAGGLICTALHPDICNKLGIPFMVDILEFASQKFKVLRELYPNDIPYDEKSSFSITINHRKTFTGITDNDRAFTIKKLAELVKEGRFNDFGKEFRSPGHVTLLRAAEGLVKNRQGHTEMTVALAELANLVPITTICEMMGDDGNAMSKNETKRYAEKHNLIYLSGEEIINYYLDKYLKD
- the ribK gene encoding CTP-dependent riboflavin kinase, whose protein sequence is MIIEGEVVSGLGEGRYFLSLPPYKEIFKKILGFEPYEGTLNLKLDREFDINKFKYIETEDFEFNGKRFFGVKVLPIKILIGNKKIDGAIVVPKKTYHSSEIIEIIAPMKLREQFNLKDGDVIKILIKGDKDE
- a CDS encoding cation:proton antiporter, translating into MELMMAIGYLGLALVLGSLVAKIAEKLKIPDIPLLLLLGLIIGPFLQIIPSDSAMEIFEYAGPIGLIFILLGGAFTMRISLLKRVIKTVVRLDTITFLITLLISGFIFNMVLNLPYTSPVGYLFGAITAATDPATLIPVFSRVRTNPEVAITLEAESIFNDPLGIVSTSVILGLFGLFSSSNPLIDLITLAGGAIVVGLLLAKIYEKIIIHCDFHEYVAPLVLGGAMLLLYVGDDLLPSICGYGFSGYMAVAIMGLYLGDALFRADDIDYKYIVSFCDDLSLLARVFIFVFLGACIKLSMLENYFIPGLLVALGSIFLARPLGVFLGLIGSKHSFKEKLYFALEGPRGVVPAALAVTVGIEILKNADKIPASITKYITPTDIAGTIIIGTFMTILLSVILEASWAGMLALKLLGEYKPKYKEESHH